The proteins below come from a single Marinilabiliales bacterium genomic window:
- a CDS encoding UMP kinase, whose amino-acid sequence MIKYKKVLVKLSGESLMGSGKHGIDPQSLMKYAHEVKSLTDMGVKVGLVIGGGNIFRGLKGVDKGFDRVKGDYMGMLATVINGLAMNSALESMGVGCRLLTAIRMEPVGQGYSRQLVKEALDNGEVVIFSAGTGNPFFTTDTAAALRAVEMGAELLVKGTRVDGVYTADPEKVPDATKFDEITFDEAYSRGLKIVDLTAYTLCSENGLNMVVFDVNRAGNLKRIILGERVGTLVKN is encoded by the coding sequence ATGATAAAATACAAAAAGGTGCTGGTAAAGCTCAGCGGCGAATCCCTTATGGGAAGCGGGAAACATGGTATTGACCCGCAAAGTCTGATGAAATATGCTCATGAGGTGAAGTCCCTTACAGATATGGGAGTGAAGGTGGGCCTGGTTATCGGAGGGGGTAATATTTTTCGGGGACTTAAAGGGGTTGATAAGGGATTTGACAGGGTTAAGGGCGACTATATGGGTATGCTTGCTACAGTAATTAACGGACTTGCAATGAACTCGGCTCTCGAGAGCATGGGTGTCGGATGCCGGCTGCTTACAGCCATTAGGATGGAGCCGGTGGGGCAGGGATACAGCAGGCAGCTTGTAAAGGAGGCCCTTGACAATGGTGAGGTGGTGATATTCTCTGCCGGTACCGGCAACCCTTTCTTTACAACCGATACTGCCGCCGCCCTGCGTGCGGTGGAGATGGGTGCTGAGCTGCTTGTTAAGGGGACCCGGGTCGATGGGGTGTACACGGCCGATCCTGAAAAGGTGCCTGATGCCACGAAGTTTGACGAGATAACCTTTGACGAGGCGTACAGCAGGGGACTGAAGATCGTTGACCTGACGGCCTATACCCTCTGCAGCGAGAACGGGCTTAACATGGTTGTGTTTGATGTTAACCGCGCGGGAAACCTGAAAAGGATCATTTTGGGGGAAAGGGTTGGAACTTTAGTCAAAAATTGA
- a CDS encoding DNA polymerase III subunit alpha: MNNGRNFTHLHVHTQYSILDGASNIRELLARASDDGMTALAITDHGNMFGVKEFYNEARARKIKPIIGCEAYVAENSRFEKTGKEDRSGHHLILLAKNITGYFNLVKLVSRSYTEGFYYKPRIDKELLREYREGIIVCSACLGGEVPQAIMKSGTEGAEKIILQFKEWFGDDYYLELQRHPSGDPAIDRDVYDNQKRVNEELVKLSQKHGIKLIASNDVHFINEEDAGAHDRLICLNTGKDIDDPDRLRYTRQEFLKTTDQMYELFGDIPGALENTMEIAGKVEIYELNQHPVMPDFPIPEGFENEDAYLRHLTLEGAKKRYRVITDEVSNRIDFELSVIKKMGFPGYFLIVQDFLRAAREMGVSVGPGRGSAAGSVVAYCNYITDIDPLKYKLLFERFLNPDRISMPDIDIDFDEEGRDLVLRYVVDKYGKDRVAQIITFGTMAAKMAIRDVARVQKLPLAMADKLAKLVPERPGISLKMAYREVRELDEAKKKGEEEVRQTLKFAETLEGSVRHTGLHACGIIISKKELTEHIPVCTSKDTDLLVTQYDGNHVESVGMLKMDFLGLKTLSIIKDAVEAIEKSKGEKTDFNKVGLKDEKTYELFSRGETTAIFQFESPGMKKHLRDLKPNRFEDLIAMNALYRPGPMEYIPSFIKRKHGREAIAYEVPVMETLLEDTYGITVYQEQVMLLSQKMAGFSGGQADSLRKAMGKKKKHEMDKLRELFTEGCRENGYEDKVVRKIWADWEAFAQYAFNKSHSTCYALIAYQTAWLKAHYPAEFMAAVLSRNISDIKKITVFMDECRRMGIEVLGPDINDSDLKFTVNKEGNIRFGLGAIKGVGENAVEKIIEERDRNGMFKDIFDFAERVSFQSVNKRVLEALAAAGSFDGLGEIERYQFFGTDLKGSTFIENLTRYGTRVQADKITPQGNLFGDSPGYTYPKPEIPKTAEWSKVEKLNRERELIGIFLSAHPLDDFRLEIENLTTHSLSDLSDIKELKNREVVIAGIVNSVKEAYTKNGNPFGRMVLEDYRSSWELALFGKDYINFKNYFVKDCPLLIKGRIQPRYYNQEEYELKVKSMSLLANAREDLIKSISLDIPLSGINTGIINQLSDLTEKNKGEVVMKFRIVEKEDNIAVSMFSRSKRISLTKEVLGFLDKNPDIEVRLN, translated from the coding sequence ATGAATAACGGCAGAAACTTTACCCACCTTCATGTTCATACACAGTATTCGATCCTTGACGGGGCTTCGAACATAAGGGAACTGCTGGCCAGGGCATCTGATGACGGCATGACCGCCCTTGCCATAACCGACCATGGCAATATGTTCGGCGTAAAGGAGTTCTACAACGAGGCAAGGGCCCGCAAGATCAAGCCTATAATAGGATGTGAGGCCTACGTGGCCGAGAACAGCCGCTTTGAAAAGACCGGCAAGGAAGACCGCAGCGGGCACCATCTGATCCTCCTGGCGAAAAACATTACCGGCTATTTTAACCTGGTAAAGCTGGTGTCAAGGTCCTATACGGAAGGCTTTTATTATAAGCCCCGTATCGATAAGGAGCTGCTCCGCGAATACCGGGAAGGAATCATTGTCTGCAGCGCCTGCCTTGGCGGAGAGGTACCGCAGGCGATAATGAAAAGCGGTACGGAGGGGGCTGAAAAGATAATCCTTCAATTCAAAGAGTGGTTCGGCGACGACTATTACCTTGAATTGCAAAGACATCCGTCGGGCGATCCGGCAATTGACCGTGATGTTTACGACAACCAGAAAAGAGTAAACGAAGAACTGGTTAAATTGTCGCAAAAACATGGTATCAAACTCATTGCATCCAATGATGTGCATTTTATCAATGAAGAGGATGCAGGCGCCCACGACAGGCTGATCTGCCTGAACACCGGTAAGGATATCGATGATCCCGACCGCCTCAGGTACACAAGACAGGAATTCCTGAAAACCACCGATCAGATGTACGAACTTTTCGGCGACATCCCCGGGGCGCTTGAGAACACCATGGAGATAGCCGGTAAAGTTGAGATCTACGAACTCAATCAACATCCTGTCATGCCCGACTTCCCAATTCCGGAGGGATTTGAAAATGAAGATGCCTACCTCAGGCACCTCACTTTGGAAGGTGCAAAGAAACGGTACCGGGTCATCACCGATGAGGTCAGCAACCGCATAGACTTTGAGCTGTCGGTGATCAAAAAAATGGGTTTCCCGGGCTACTTCCTGATTGTTCAGGACTTTCTCAGGGCTGCCCGTGAAATGGGCGTTTCGGTGGGACCCGGAAGGGGGTCGGCCGCCGGATCGGTAGTTGCCTACTGTAACTATATAACCGACATCGATCCCCTGAAATACAAGCTTCTCTTCGAGAGGTTCCTGAACCCCGACCGCATCTCCATGCCCGACATCGACATTGACTTTGACGAAGAGGGCAGAGACCTGGTTCTCAGGTATGTAGTCGACAAGTACGGTAAGGACCGGGTAGCCCAGATCATCACCTTCGGCACCATGGCAGCCAAGATGGCCATACGTGATGTTGCCAGGGTACAGAAACTCCCGTTGGCCATGGCTGACAAGCTCGCCAAGCTGGTTCCCGAAAGGCCGGGAATATCACTAAAAATGGCATACAGGGAAGTCAGGGAACTGGATGAAGCCAAAAAGAAAGGTGAGGAGGAGGTCAGGCAGACACTTAAGTTTGCCGAAACACTCGAGGGTTCGGTAAGGCATACCGGGCTGCACGCCTGCGGCATAATTATTTCGAAGAAAGAACTTACCGAGCACATCCCCGTCTGCACCTCAAAGGATACAGACCTGCTGGTTACGCAATATGACGGAAACCACGTTGAAAGCGTGGGTATGCTAAAGATGGATTTCCTTGGGCTGAAGACACTTTCAATAATTAAGGACGCTGTTGAGGCCATTGAAAAATCGAAAGGGGAAAAAACAGACTTCAATAAGGTCGGCCTTAAAGACGAAAAGACTTACGAGCTTTTCAGCCGGGGCGAAACGACTGCAATTTTCCAGTTTGAGTCACCAGGAATGAAAAAACACCTGAGAGATCTCAAACCCAACCGTTTTGAGGACCTTATCGCAATGAACGCCCTTTACAGGCCCGGACCGATGGAATACATTCCCTCCTTCATTAAAAGAAAGCACGGCAGGGAAGCGATTGCTTACGAAGTGCCGGTAATGGAGACCCTTTTGGAAGACACCTACGGCATTACGGTATACCAGGAACAGGTGATGTTGCTCTCGCAGAAAATGGCAGGGTTCAGCGGGGGACAGGCTGATTCGCTCAGGAAGGCAATGGGCAAAAAGAAGAAGCATGAGATGGACAAGCTACGCGAGCTGTTCACAGAAGGTTGCCGTGAGAACGGATACGAAGATAAGGTGGTCAGGAAGATATGGGCCGACTGGGAAGCTTTTGCACAATACGCTTTCAACAAATCGCACTCCACCTGCTATGCCCTTATAGCGTACCAGACAGCCTGGCTCAAGGCACACTACCCCGCCGAGTTCATGGCGGCGGTGCTGAGCCGCAACATTTCAGACATCAAGAAGATCACCGTGTTCATGGATGAGTGCCGCCGCATGGGCATCGAGGTCCTGGGCCCCGATATCAACGACAGTGACCTTAAGTTTACTGTCAACAAAGAGGGCAACATAAGGTTCGGTCTTGGTGCCATAAAAGGTGTGGGAGAAAACGCTGTTGAAAAGATCATCGAAGAGAGGGATCGCAATGGCATGTTCAAAGACATTTTCGACTTTGCAGAACGGGTTAGTTTTCAATCTGTCAATAAAAGGGTTCTGGAAGCCCTTGCCGCGGCGGGCTCTTTTGACGGGTTAGGAGAGATTGAACGGTACCAGTTCTTCGGCACCGACCTCAAGGGATCCACCTTCATCGAAAATCTTACAAGGTACGGAACCAGGGTCCAGGCCGACAAGATCACTCCGCAGGGCAATCTCTTTGGCGACAGTCCCGGATATACCTATCCGAAACCCGAAATCCCAAAAACTGCCGAATGGTCGAAAGTTGAGAAGCTGAACAGGGAGCGGGAGCTTATAGGAATATTCCTTTCGGCCCATCCGCTTGACGACTTCAGGCTGGAGATAGAGAATCTGACAACACATTCGCTGTCAGATCTTTCAGATATTAAAGAGCTCAAGAACCGTGAGGTTGTGATCGCGGGCATAGTTAACAGTGTAAAGGAAGCATATACCAAGAACGGAAACCCGTTCGGCAGGATGGTGCTGGAAGATTACAGGAGCTCATGGGAGCTTGCCCTGTTTGGCAAGGATTACATCAACTTCAAGAACTATTTCGTGAAAGACTGCCCCCTCCTGATCAAGGGACGGATACAGCCACGGTATTACAACCAGGAGGAGTATGAGCTGAAGGTAAAGAGCATGTCGCTCCTTGCCAATGCCAGGGAAGACCTCATTAAAAGCATCTCGCTCGACATTCCCTTGTCCGGCATAAACACCGGCATCATCAATCAGTTAAGCGACCTGACCGAAAAGAACAAGGGAGAGGTTGTCATGAAGTTCCGCATTGTCGAAAAGGAGGATAACATTGCCGTTAGCATGTTCTCCCGTTCAAAGCGTATAAGCCTTACAAAGGAGGTTCTCGGATTCCTGGACAAAAATCCCGACATAGAGGTACGATTGAACTGA
- a CDS encoding ribosome recycling factor produces MEEEVQMILDIAEEKMEKALTYLRDELAKLRAGKASPHMLDGITVDYYGATTPLNQVSNINTPDPRSITIQPWEKSMLEPIEKAIQQANLGFNPVNNGEILRIVVPALTEERRKNLVRQVRGEGENARVSIRNARREANEELKRMQKDGLPEDAEKRAEQDVQKLTDSYSEKIEEVLKNKEEDIMTI; encoded by the coding sequence ATGGAAGAAGAAGTTCAAATGATACTCGATATTGCCGAAGAGAAGATGGAGAAGGCCCTGACCTATCTCCGGGATGAGCTGGCAAAGCTACGTGCCGGCAAAGCCAGTCCCCATATGCTTGACGGGATAACGGTCGACTATTACGGTGCCACGACCCCTCTTAACCAGGTTTCCAATATCAATACTCCCGATCCCCGCTCAATAACCATTCAGCCGTGGGAAAAGAGCATGCTGGAGCCTATAGAGAAGGCAATTCAGCAGGCCAACCTGGGATTTAACCCGGTAAACAACGGTGAGATACTTCGTATAGTTGTACCCGCCCTTACGGAGGAAAGGCGCAAAAACCTTGTCCGCCAGGTAAGGGGTGAGGGTGAAAACGCCCGTGTAAGCATCAGGAATGCACGTAGGGAGGCGAATGAGGAACTCAAGAGGATGCAGAAGGATGGGCTGCCTGAAGATGCCGAAAAAAGGGCTGAGCAGGATGTCCAGAAACTGACCGATTCCTATTCTGAAAAGATCGAGGAGGTGCTTAAAAATAAAGAGGAAGATATTATGACCATTTAA
- the trxA gene encoding thioredoxin, protein MTVEVTESNFEEQVLKSGKPVMLDFWAEWCGPCRVIAPHVKEMGEEFAGKAVIGKVDVDSNPGVAAKYGIRNIPTILFIKDGEVADKHVGAAPKNTLVEKLNALL, encoded by the coding sequence ATGACAGTAGAAGTTACCGAATCCAATTTCGAAGAGCAGGTATTGAAGTCCGGTAAACCCGTAATGCTTGATTTCTGGGCAGAGTGGTGCGGCCCCTGCAGGGTGATCGCTCCCCATGTCAAGGAGATGGGTGAAGAATTTGCCGGCAAGGCCGTTATCGGCAAGGTTGACGTAGACAGCAACCCGGGAGTCGCCGCGAAATACGGTATCAGGAACATACCGACAATCCTTTTCATCAAAGACGGCGAGGTGGCCGACAAGCATGTCGGGGCTGCACCCAAGAATACGCTGGTTGAAAAACTGAACGCCTTGCTGTAA